Proteins co-encoded in one Chroicocephalus ridibundus chromosome 6, bChrRid1.1, whole genome shotgun sequence genomic window:
- the RBP2 gene encoding retinol-binding protein 2, with protein MPADYNGTWEMETNENFEGYMVALGIDFATRKIAKHLKQTKEIVQNGDNFKTKSLSTFRNYDLDFTVGVEFEEHTKGLDNRVVKTLVTWDGDKLVCVQKGEKNNRGWKHWIEGDLLHLELTCEDQVCHQTFRKKN; from the exons ATGCCTGCTGATTACAATGGAACGTGGGAAATGGAAACGAATGAAAACTTTGAAGGCTACATGGTTGCTTTAG GTATTGATTTTGCAACTCGTAAGATTGCAAAACACTTGAAACAAACAAAGGAGATTGTTCAAAACGgagataattttaaaacaaaatcactCAGTACTTTCAGAAACTACGACCTGGATTTCACTGTGGGAGTGGAGTTTGAAGAACATACCAAAGGACTGGATAACCGAGTAGTAAAG ACACTAGTGACCTGGGATGGTGACAAACTGGTATGTGTTCAGAAAGGTGAAAAGAATAACAGGGGCTGGAAGCACTGGATTGAAGGAGACCTACTGCATCTG gAACTGACATGTGAAGACCAGGTGTGCCATCAgacatttaggaagaaaaactAA